Proteins from a genomic interval of Bradyrhizobium sp. CCGB01:
- a CDS encoding aldehyde dehydrogenase has product MKTYQLYINGEYVDPANGQWFDSIDPYQGKPWAKIPRGSAADVDKAVKAANEAMWRGPWAKMTASARGKVMRKLGDLVAANAERLAEIEVRDNGKLMAEMLGQLRYHPEWWWYFGGLVDKLEGGLVPIDKADTFAYTTHEPVGVVAALTAWNSPLLFVAWKCAAALAAGCAVVVKPSEFTSASTLEFAALTKEAGIPDGIFNVVTGFGPEIGSELISHPGVAKITFTGSDTTGARVYETAARSLKRVSLELGGKSPNIVFEDADLAAAAAGAVAGIFAATGQTCIAGSRLLVQRSIKDKFVDRLLELARSAKIGNPMQADTNIGPVTTPAQYKKILDYIDIAKAEGARCLLGGKPASGEGITGGQFVEPTIFTDVDNTMRIAREEVFGPVLSIIAFDNEEDAIRIANDTIYGLAAGIWTRDLARAIRVPKQLRAGTVWVNTYRAISYMMPFGGMKHSGVGRESGIDAVREYQETKSVWISTATDVPANPFVMR; this is encoded by the coding sequence ATGAAAACCTATCAGCTCTACATCAACGGCGAGTATGTCGATCCCGCCAATGGCCAGTGGTTCGACTCGATCGATCCCTATCAGGGCAAGCCCTGGGCGAAGATTCCGCGCGGATCGGCGGCCGATGTCGACAAGGCCGTGAAGGCCGCCAACGAAGCGATGTGGCGCGGCCCGTGGGCGAAGATGACGGCCTCGGCCCGCGGCAAGGTGATGCGCAAGCTCGGCGACCTCGTCGCGGCGAATGCGGAGCGCCTCGCCGAGATCGAGGTGCGCGACAACGGCAAGCTGATGGCGGAGATGCTAGGCCAGTTGCGCTACCATCCGGAATGGTGGTGGTATTTTGGCGGGCTCGTCGACAAGCTGGAAGGTGGGCTCGTCCCGATCGACAAGGCCGACACCTTTGCCTACACGACGCATGAGCCGGTCGGCGTCGTCGCCGCGCTGACCGCCTGGAATTCGCCGCTGCTGTTTGTCGCCTGGAAGTGCGCCGCCGCACTCGCCGCCGGCTGTGCCGTGGTCGTCAAGCCGTCGGAATTCACCTCGGCCAGCACGCTGGAATTCGCTGCACTGACGAAGGAAGCCGGAATTCCCGACGGCATCTTCAACGTCGTCACCGGCTTCGGTCCCGAGATCGGCAGCGAGCTGATCTCGCATCCCGGCGTCGCCAAGATCACCTTCACCGGCTCGGACACGACAGGCGCGCGGGTCTATGAGACCGCGGCGCGCAGCCTGAAGCGCGTGTCGCTGGAGCTCGGCGGCAAATCACCCAACATCGTGTTCGAGGATGCCGATCTCGCCGCGGCCGCCGCCGGCGCCGTCGCTGGCATCTTCGCAGCGACGGGCCAGACCTGCATCGCCGGATCGCGGCTGCTGGTGCAGCGTTCGATCAAGGACAAGTTCGTGGACCGACTGCTCGAGCTCGCGCGCTCGGCCAAGATCGGCAATCCGATGCAGGCCGACACCAACATTGGTCCCGTCACGACGCCCGCTCAATACAAGAAGATCCTCGACTATATCGACATCGCCAAGGCCGAAGGTGCGCGCTGCCTGCTTGGCGGCAAGCCGGCCTCCGGCGAGGGCATTACCGGCGGCCAGTTCGTCGAGCCGACCATATTCACCGACGTCGACAACACGATGCGGATCGCGCGCGAGGAGGTGTTCGGGCCGGTGCTGTCGATCATTGCCTTCGACAATGAAGAGGACGCCATCCGCATCGCCAACGACACGATCTATGGTCTTGCGGCCGGCATCTGGACCCGCGACCTCGCGCGTGCCATTCGCGTGCCGAAGCAGCTGCGCGCCGGCACGGTCTGGGTGAACACCTATCGCGCGATCAGCTATATGATGCCGTTCGGCGGCATGAAGCATTCCGGCGTCGGCCGAGAGAGCGGCATCGATGCGGTACGCGAATATCAGGAAACCAAGAGCGTGTGGATCTCGACGGCGACCGACGTGCCGGCGAATCCGTTCGTGATGCGGTGA
- the ggt gene encoding gamma-glutamyltransferase, whose protein sequence is MGGNWRDRTATTFECQKMPAVASRGMVVSNHPLASSAGAEMLAAGGNAIDAAIATLFTLTVVEPMMVGIIGGGMAHIRLADGSHRFIDGQSTVPAAVRDTTYTSKPGSAHDVFDTVGNENLNGPKAVATPGSLKAWCETLQRFGTMSLADVMQPAIKHAARGYAATPYLHECISESAAEMRKDKPIAAIYLPDGEPLKVGERVVQAEYAETLRYIAEHGEKALYAGPLGDILVDYMEKAGGFIRRNDLTSYRTVERQPIRADYRGWTIFGPPPPAASGVHIAQMLNILEGYDIGGLGFGTPETIHHLAEVLKIAFADRAAASGDPDYVGVPVERLTSKAYAEERRRAIDPARARAWGVGVSQLEAADTTHMTAADAFGNVVATTQTINNLFGAKIMIPGLGTIANNYMNLFDPRPGHALSLAPGKRVTTSMSPMMALSGGKLRYALGLPGGKRIFPSAMQALVNLIDHGMSLQEAVEAPRVWTEGNALEVEQKVPESVRARLAGFGHKVQPVATVAGGMNGIAFHDDGTMTGAACWRADGTPVGISGGLAKAGIRFRLS, encoded by the coding sequence GCGGAAACTGGCGCGACCGGACGGCGACGACCTTTGAATGCCAGAAGATGCCTGCGGTCGCGAGCCGCGGCATGGTGGTCAGCAACCATCCACTGGCCTCCAGCGCCGGCGCCGAGATGCTGGCCGCGGGCGGCAACGCCATCGACGCCGCGATCGCGACCCTGTTCACGCTGACCGTGGTCGAGCCGATGATGGTCGGCATCATCGGCGGCGGCATGGCGCACATACGTCTGGCCGACGGCAGCCACCGCTTCATCGACGGCCAGAGCACCGTGCCTGCGGCGGTGCGTGACACCACCTACACGTCGAAGCCGGGCTCGGCCCATGACGTGTTCGACACCGTCGGCAACGAAAACCTCAACGGTCCGAAGGCGGTCGCTACGCCGGGCTCGCTGAAAGCCTGGTGCGAGACGCTGCAAAGGTTCGGCACCATGAGCCTCGCCGACGTCATGCAGCCCGCGATCAAGCACGCCGCGCGCGGCTATGCGGCGACGCCGTACCTGCACGAATGCATCAGCGAGAGCGCCGCCGAGATGCGCAAGGACAAGCCGATCGCGGCGATCTACCTGCCTGATGGCGAGCCGCTCAAGGTCGGCGAGCGCGTGGTGCAGGCCGAATATGCCGAGACCTTGCGGTATATCGCCGAGCACGGCGAGAAGGCGCTCTATGCGGGACCGCTTGGCGACATCCTCGTCGACTACATGGAGAAGGCCGGCGGCTTCATCCGCCGCAACGATCTCACCAGCTACAGGACCGTCGAACGACAGCCGATCCGCGCCGACTACCGCGGCTGGACCATCTTTGGCCCGCCGCCGCCCGCGGCCTCCGGCGTGCACATCGCCCAGATGCTGAACATTCTGGAGGGCTACGACATCGGCGGCCTCGGCTTCGGCACGCCAGAGACCATCCACCATCTTGCCGAAGTCCTGAAGATCGCCTTTGCCGATCGCGCGGCGGCCAGCGGCGATCCTGATTATGTCGGCGTCCCCGTGGAGCGGCTGACGTCGAAGGCCTATGCCGAGGAGCGACGTCGCGCCATCGATCCCGCGCGGGCGCGGGCCTGGGGCGTCGGCGTGTCGCAGCTCGAAGCCGCGGACACCACGCACATGACGGCCGCGGATGCGTTCGGCAACGTGGTCGCGACCACGCAGACCATCAACAATCTGTTCGGCGCGAAGATCATGATTCCGGGCCTGGGCACTATTGCGAACAACTACATGAACCTGTTCGATCCGCGTCCCGGCCACGCGCTGTCGCTGGCGCCGGGCAAGCGCGTCACGACCTCGATGTCACCGATGATGGCGCTGAGCGGCGGCAAGCTGCGCTACGCGCTCGGCCTGCCCGGGGGCAAGCGCATCTTCCCAAGCGCGATGCAGGCGCTGGTCAATCTGATCGACCACGGCATGAGCTTGCAGGAGGCGGTCGAGGCACCGCGCGTCTGGACCGAAGGCAATGCGCTCGAAGTCGAGCAGAAAGTCCCGGAGAGCGTGCGAGCAAGACTCGCGGGGTTCGGCCACAAGGTGCAGCCCGTCGCGACAGTCGCCGGCGGCATGAACGGCATCGCCTTCCACGACGACGGCACCATGACCGGCGCCGCCTGCTGGCGCGCGGACGGCACGCCGGTCGGGATATCGGGTGGCCTCGCGAAGGCCGGGATCAGGTTCAGGCTGAGTTAG